In a genomic window of Saccharothrix sp. HUAS TT1:
- a CDS encoding ArsR/SmtB family transcription factor has protein sequence MTAVDLVQRLAELEQRVAALEGDVREVPLPGTEDDGGAFGYGGQVALADGRVSWRIDVTPERALSLPDRPRIEVLSALAHPVRVDLVRTLLAQGAQPATALQEAARLGSTGQLYHHLKALTASGVVEQDKRGSYRLRPEATVPVLVLLTAASDVAGQLRG, from the coding sequence ATGACCGCGGTGGACCTGGTGCAGCGACTTGCCGAGCTGGAACAGCGCGTGGCCGCGTTGGAGGGCGACGTGCGGGAGGTCCCGCTGCCCGGGACCGAGGACGACGGCGGCGCGTTCGGCTACGGCGGTCAGGTCGCCCTCGCGGACGGCCGGGTCTCGTGGCGGATCGACGTGACGCCGGAGCGCGCGCTGTCGTTGCCGGACCGGCCGCGGATCGAGGTGCTGTCCGCGCTGGCCCACCCGGTGCGGGTCGACCTGGTCCGCACGCTGCTGGCGCAGGGCGCGCAGCCCGCGACGGCGTTGCAGGAGGCGGCCCGGCTCGGGTCGACCGGCCAGCTGTACCACCACCTCAAGGCGCTGACCGCGTCCGGCGTGGTGGAGCAGGACAAGCGCGGGAGCTACCGGCTGCGGCCGGAGGCCACCGTCCCCGTGCTCGTCCTGCTCACCGCCGCGTCGGACGTCGCCGGTCAGCTGCGCGGCTGA
- the lipA gene encoding lipoyl synthase yields the protein MTVVPEGRKLLRLEVRNSQTPIEKKPSWIKTKAKMGPEYRELKGLVKREGLHTVCEEAGCPNIYECWEDREATFLIGGEQCTRRCDFCQIDTGKPADLDRDEPRRVAESVQAMGLRYSTVTGVARDDLEDGGAWLYAETVRRIHEINPGTGVELLIPDFNAVPEQLAEVFSSRPEVLAHNLETVPRIFKRIRPGFRYERSLEVITAAREAGLVTKSNLILGMGETPDEVTEALSDLHDAGCEIITITQYLRPSPRHHPVERWVKPEEFVAHKETAEGIGFSGVMAGPLVRSSYRAGRLYAQAVQKRGDVLPENLRHLLEAGGAAQEITSLLSSR from the coding sequence GTGACCGTCGTACCTGAAGGTCGGAAGCTGCTGCGGCTGGAAGTCCGCAACAGCCAAACGCCCATCGAGAAGAAGCCCTCGTGGATCAAGACCAAGGCGAAGATGGGCCCCGAGTACCGGGAGCTCAAGGGCCTGGTCAAACGCGAGGGCTTGCACACGGTGTGCGAAGAAGCCGGTTGTCCCAACATCTACGAGTGCTGGGAAGACCGCGAGGCCACCTTCCTCATCGGTGGCGAGCAGTGCACCCGACGCTGCGACTTCTGCCAGATCGACACCGGCAAGCCCGCCGACCTCGACCGCGATGAACCGCGGCGGGTGGCGGAGTCCGTGCAGGCCATGGGCCTGCGCTACTCGACCGTGACCGGCGTGGCCCGGGACGACCTGGAGGACGGCGGGGCCTGGCTGTACGCCGAGACCGTCCGCCGCATCCACGAGATCAACCCGGGCACCGGCGTCGAGCTGCTGATCCCGGACTTCAACGCGGTGCCCGAGCAGCTGGCCGAGGTGTTCTCGTCGCGGCCCGAGGTGCTGGCGCACAACCTGGAGACCGTGCCGCGCATCTTCAAGCGCATCCGGCCGGGGTTCCGCTACGAGCGGTCCCTGGAGGTCATCACCGCCGCCCGCGAGGCCGGCCTGGTGACCAAGTCCAACCTGATCCTGGGCATGGGCGAGACGCCGGACGAGGTCACCGAGGCGCTGAGCGACCTGCACGACGCCGGCTGCGAGATCATCACGATCACGCAGTACCTGCGGCCCTCGCCCCGGCACCACCCGGTGGAGCGCTGGGTGAAGCCGGAGGAGTTCGTGGCGCACAAGGAGACCGCCGAGGGCATCGGGTTCTCCGGCGTCATGGCCGGTCCCCTGGTCCGCTCGTCCTACCGCGCCGGGCGGCTGTACGCGCAGGCCGTGCAGAAGCGCGGCGACGTGCTGCCGGAGAACCTGCGCCACCTGCTCGAAGCCGGTGGCGCGGCGCAGGAGATCACCTCACTGCTGTCGTCCCGCTGA
- a CDS encoding LLM class F420-dependent oxidoreductase yields the protein MELRIFTEPQQGASYDELLAVARTAEAAGYGAFFRSDHYLKMGDGDGLPGPTDAWITLAGLARDTETIRLGTLMTAATFRHPGPLAISVAQVDRMSGGRVEFGLGAGWYEAEHTAYGLPFPSTVERFERYEEQLEIVTGLWGTPAGQTYDFAGKHYRLADSPALPKPAGKIPVLVGGKGRKRTPALAARFADEFNLPFVGVDTAVDVLARVDAACAEIGRDPAGITRSAALVVCVGRDDAEIARRAAAIGREVGELRRDGLAGTPDEVVDVLGSWRERTGISRAYLQVLDLADLDHVELIAASVAPQLRG from the coding sequence GTGGAACTCCGGATCTTCACCGAGCCTCAGCAGGGGGCCTCCTACGACGAGCTGCTGGCCGTGGCGCGCACCGCCGAGGCCGCCGGCTACGGCGCGTTCTTCCGCTCCGACCACTACCTCAAGATGGGTGACGGCGACGGCCTGCCCGGCCCGACCGACGCCTGGATCACCCTCGCCGGGCTGGCCAGGGACACCGAGACCATCCGGCTCGGCACGCTGATGACCGCCGCGACGTTCCGCCACCCCGGCCCGCTGGCCATCTCGGTGGCGCAGGTCGACCGGATGTCCGGTGGCCGGGTCGAGTTCGGCCTGGGCGCGGGCTGGTACGAGGCCGAGCACACCGCGTACGGCCTGCCGTTCCCGTCCACGGTCGAGCGCTTCGAGCGGTACGAGGAGCAGCTGGAGATCGTCACCGGCCTGTGGGGCACCCCGGCCGGGCAGACCTACGACTTCGCCGGCAAGCACTACCGGCTGGCCGACTCGCCCGCGCTGCCCAAGCCGGCCGGGAAGATCCCGGTGCTGGTCGGCGGCAAGGGCCGCAAGCGGACGCCCGCGCTCGCGGCGAGGTTCGCCGACGAGTTCAACCTGCCGTTCGTCGGCGTGGACACCGCGGTCGACGTGCTCGCCCGGGTCGACGCGGCGTGCGCCGAGATCGGCCGCGACCCGGCCGGGATCACCCGTTCGGCGGCGCTCGTGGTGTGCGTCGGGCGGGACGACGCCGAGATCGCCCGCCGGGCCGCCGCCATCGGCCGCGAGGTCGGGGAGCTGCGGCGGGACGGCCTGGCCGGCACGCCCGACGAGGTGGTGGACGTGCTCGGCTCGTGGCGGGAGAGGACCGGCATCAGCCGCGCCTACCTCCAGGTCCTCGACCTGGCCGACCTCGACCACGTGGAGCTGATCGCCGCCTCGGTCGCGCCCCAGCTGCGCGGCTGA
- a CDS encoding serine hydrolase, with protein MLLTRRRLFHACGVAGAVALLPAATATAEPSTTEPEDWLAWFRAHRQHVAVVLDDGRGGRFAHRAHERQPLASAVKVVHLAAYAKAVDLGLVRPDEQVRVGDWEQYYLGLDGGAHQAALTALGIPFANGVTADDPNHRVTLDDLAAAMIRQSDNAATDFLRHRLGEGLVRATAARWPTLEAPEILAEVLHFVLGRRVSVRRYLSDPQLQLEVIGRFPDIPKTYEGQRPWARGTWAGTAAALNRAHRALTEVPLARDHLEHGYRTPPDVAGVAGIGFKGGSLPGIVTLGFSVRWEDGRVGSAAVLTEEVDEPWSGRAGELVRLVLDALLEPAALRRFHTTLS; from the coding sequence GTGCTCCTGACCCGACGGCGCCTTTTCCACGCGTGCGGGGTGGCGGGCGCGGTCGCGCTGCTACCTGCCGCGACCGCCACCGCCGAACCGAGCACCACCGAACCGGAGGACTGGCTCGCCTGGTTCCGCGCCCACCGGCAGCACGTCGCCGTGGTGCTGGACGACGGCCGGGGCGGCCGGTTCGCGCACCGGGCGCACGAGCGGCAGCCGCTGGCGTCGGCGGTGAAGGTCGTGCACCTGGCCGCGTACGCGAAGGCCGTCGACCTCGGCCTGGTCCGGCCGGACGAGCAGGTGCGGGTCGGCGACTGGGAGCAGTACTACCTGGGCCTGGACGGCGGCGCGCACCAGGCGGCCCTGACCGCGCTGGGCATCCCGTTCGCCAACGGCGTCACGGCCGACGACCCGAACCACCGGGTCACCCTGGACGACCTGGCCGCCGCGATGATCCGGCAGAGCGACAACGCGGCCACCGACTTCCTGCGGCACCGGCTGGGCGAGGGGTTGGTCCGGGCCACCGCGGCGAGGTGGCCGACCCTGGAGGCGCCGGAGATCCTGGCGGAGGTCCTGCACTTCGTGCTCGGCCGCCGGGTGAGCGTGCGGCGGTACCTGAGCGACCCGCAGCTGCAGCTGGAGGTGATCGGGCGGTTCCCCGACATCCCGAAGACCTACGAGGGCCAGCGGCCGTGGGCGCGCGGCACGTGGGCGGGCACGGCGGCGGCGCTGAACCGGGCGCACCGGGCGCTGACCGAGGTCCCGCTCGCCCGCGACCACCTCGAACACGGCTACCGGACACCACCGGATGTGGCGGGTGTGGCGGGCATCGGGTTCAAGGGCGGTTCGCTGCCGGGGATCGTCACCCTGGGGTTCAGCGTGCGCTGGGAGGACGGCCGCGTCGGCAGCGCCGCGGTGCTGACCGAGGAGGTCGACGAGCCGTGGTCCGGCCGCGCCGGCGAGCTGGTGCGGCTGGTCCTGGACGCCCTGCTGGAGCCCGCTGCGCTGCGGAGATTCCACACGACGCTCTCGTAG
- a CDS encoding TetR/AcrR family transcriptional regulator has product MRSRRLEYSESTRRALVDSAVELFTKRGYAGTSLDEVAKRARLTKGALYHHFSGKQALFEAAFDAVETEFVHKLGEIVSAPGDPWETAIAGLRAYVRTCLEPAYQRIVIHEAPVVMGWERWREAEEHFSYGLLRSTIEVLVTSGELEQLPVETMSRLLFGALSAGASTIAAASEPRKASVEVERTIVRVVEGLRVAPGAPGPVAPPPEAKRSRSRRR; this is encoded by the coding sequence GTGCGGTCGAGGCGGTTGGAGTACTCGGAGTCCACGAGGCGCGCCCTCGTGGACAGCGCCGTGGAGCTGTTCACCAAACGGGGGTACGCGGGCACGTCGCTGGACGAGGTGGCCAAGCGGGCCCGGCTCACCAAGGGCGCGCTCTACCACCACTTCAGCGGCAAGCAGGCGTTGTTCGAGGCCGCCTTCGACGCGGTCGAGACCGAGTTCGTGCACAAGCTCGGCGAGATCGTCAGCGCGCCCGGCGACCCGTGGGAGACCGCCATCGCGGGCCTGCGCGCGTACGTCCGCACCTGCCTGGAGCCCGCCTACCAGCGGATCGTCATCCACGAGGCGCCGGTGGTAATGGGCTGGGAGCGGTGGCGCGAGGCCGAGGAGCACTTCAGCTACGGCCTGCTGCGCTCCACCATCGAGGTGCTGGTGACCTCCGGCGAGCTGGAGCAGCTGCCGGTGGAGACGATGAGCAGGCTGCTGTTCGGCGCGCTGTCGGCGGGCGCAAGCACGATCGCCGCCGCGTCCGAGCCGCGCAAGGCCAGCGTCGAGGTCGAGCGCACGATCGTGCGGGTGGTCGAGGGCCTGCGGGTCGCGCCCGGGGCGCCAGGCCCGGTCGCACCGCCCCCGGAGGCGAAGCGGTCGAGGTCACGCCGCCGCTAG
- a CDS encoding oxidoreductase produces MPKWIARKWDTADIPDQHGRTALVTGANSGLGLRTAEVLAEKGAHVLLACRSPERGQRALDRVLATGAKAELVPLDLADLSSVRAAAALVRERTGDALDVLVNNAGVMAVPLGRTADGFERQFGTNHLGHAALTWLLMPALRTRPGARVVTVSSLAHQAGRLDLADPNYEARKYTAWGAYGQSKLANLLFARELDRRTRAAGLDVTSVAAHPGITATELSANMARARGNPLLGLGTKISDFFSQSVQVGALPQLYAATSPDVEPGGYYGPDGFRGTRGHPTRVGSTTAARDDLAASRLWDLTAKLTAVAPDPS; encoded by the coding sequence ATGCCGAAGTGGATTGCCCGGAAGTGGGACACCGCCGACATCCCCGACCAGCACGGGCGCACCGCGCTGGTCACCGGGGCCAACTCCGGCCTCGGCCTGCGCACCGCCGAGGTGCTGGCCGAGAAGGGCGCGCACGTCCTGCTCGCCTGCCGCTCCCCCGAACGCGGCCAGCGCGCGCTGGACCGCGTCCTCGCGACCGGCGCCAAGGCCGAACTGGTGCCGCTGGACCTGGCCGACCTGTCGTCGGTCCGCGCGGCCGCCGCGCTGGTCCGCGAGCGCACCGGTGACGCGCTGGACGTGCTGGTCAACAACGCGGGCGTGATGGCGGTGCCGCTGGGGCGCACCGCCGACGGCTTCGAGCGCCAGTTCGGCACCAACCACCTCGGCCACGCCGCGCTGACGTGGCTGCTCATGCCCGCGCTGCGCACGAGGCCGGGCGCGCGCGTGGTCACCGTGTCCAGCCTGGCCCACCAGGCCGGTCGGCTCGACCTGGCCGACCCGAACTACGAGGCGCGCAAGTACACCGCGTGGGGCGCCTACGGCCAGTCCAAGCTGGCCAACCTGCTGTTCGCCAGGGAGCTGGACCGGCGCACCAGGGCCGCGGGCCTGGACGTGACGTCCGTCGCCGCGCACCCCGGCATCACCGCCACCGAGCTGAGCGCCAACATGGCGCGGGCCCGCGGCAACCCGCTGCTCGGCCTCGGCACGAAGATCAGCGACTTCTTCTCGCAGTCGGTCCAGGTCGGGGCGTTGCCGCAGCTCTACGCGGCGACGTCGCCGGACGTCGAACCGGGCGGTTACTACGGGCCGGACGGCTTCCGCGGCACGCGCGGCCACCCGACGCGGGTCGGGTCCACCACGGCCGCCCGCGACGACCTCGCGGCCAGCCGGTTGTGGGACTTGACGGCCAAGCTCACGGCCGTCGCACCGGACCCCTCGTGA